One window of the Psilocybe cubensis strain MGC-MH-2018 chromosome 12, whole genome shotgun sequence genome contains the following:
- a CDS encoding hypothetical protein (Uncharacterized protein R883): MTPSRIFYGNSHVHRQAIITLHGKEAAHTLKLSHSGRFLAVGNDEGLLEIYMLHDSVWRRFGIYESGTSIRALAWHPSEDLTIFCGSANGSLHRITMQLDGSYVTSSAIIPGYIHSLQLSPDGSRLAIGHGRSVSIVKDPFMEPNELGEMARLNVSLSPNVQSLSEYKFSRGIFFASSRIVIIPFLGTGGITAYSLNDYSSKWSIQLRDNTFLGSAAISPSGERVAVMNMCDGIDFYSTTHRRLLSTTRYVLSSRTPPRNLIVDIIFVDEDTVAVGHSDGYVAFATFGVSEICGTFALDDNNYRAPVQAITFGLVNHQPHIFAVIPAFSPWMRTHGAIANTIHVGLIQNNDESGIGEIDSTLDDQYPSTRTRPLTMYSANTFHFTTMQVAMLLLVTISSTLYGKYLLSTESHLPPPHLQVAAVTEHPTNSASETSVNPSSQPLFLEGSPTSPAHPFYAFTLTGMVTGKAALTRFPMATFPEIIEEFLSRVLLLPLDASREEVNIALANCLHYEQQIRRWFAQHRNHPILTEDPYLGLINIFQVPDAVLRSRPRSDTENMHILTFPDNSYEEFPGSHLLPLQSGLVRPRGNRAIVPSIEAFLNNFHIFSHGALSRLPSWENIVVAGGSVLGCLSPPVNASSSNMELNDLYQSPAYWDSDIDLFIFGLSHQEALQKMENIYNSIQETIPFHTICVRRANTITIYTTWPVRPIQIIMRLYMSPSEILAGFDIDCSCCLFDGQSVYVNPRALAALICQSNLIDISRRSPSYEVRFVKYSERGFEVHYPELNRHNIAYQKLYDIDLQEYPQGLSFLIVGEMEHKRPHYYNNLSQWKGRVPKARRLYAPENIGTANLKELIFSNNYEYIRIPHRPGVNSRIIEKWVKRFDERANSKYNLVNLNRNLHRHAAFAGTMAECLENFCMNCPSPQSAEEEALVTAEPMYIRGPARFIESDPGRQMIGSFNPITIDNWTEGAYRS; this comes from the exons ATGACGCCTTCCCGGATATTTTACGGGAATTCCCACGTACATCGACAGGCAATTATCACTCTGCATGGCAAAGAAGCTGCTCACACTCTGAAGCTCTCGCACAGTGGTCGATTTCTTGCAGTCGGTAACGATGAGGGCCTCCTTGAA ATTTACATGCTCCATGActcagtttggagaagaTTCGGCATTTACGAAAGCGGTACATCTATTCGCGCCCTTGCATGGCACCCATCGGAGGACTTGACTATTTTTTGTGGATCTGCCAATGGGTCTTTACATAGGATCACTATGCAATTGGATGGG AGCTATGTTACATCTAGCGCTATTATACCAGGCTATATACACTCGCTGCAGCTGAGTCCAGACGGATCAAGGCTTGCAATTGGTCATGGGCGATCTGTTTCCATCGTAAAAGACCCGTTCATGG AGCCAAATGAGCTGGGGGAAATGGCTAGACTGAACGTGTCATTGTCTCCCAACGTTCAGAGTCTTTCCGAATATAAATTCTCACGCGGAATATTTTTTGCCTCAAGCCGGATAGTAATCATCCCTTTCCTTGGTACAGGAGGAATAAC AGCATACAGCCTTAATGACTATTCCAGCAAGTGGTCCATTCAACTACGAGATAACACCTT TCTGGGCTCCGCTGCAATCTCACCGTCCGGAGAACGAGTTGCCGTTATGAACATGTGTGACGGTATAGACTTCTATTCAACCACCCATCGACGTCTTTTGTCGACTACGCGCTATGTCTTATCTAGCCGAACTCCCCCAAGAAATCTGATAGTCGATATCATCTTTGTTGACGAAGATACTGTTGCCGTTGGCCATTCTGATGGCTATGTTGCTTTTGCGACATTTGGCGTTAGCGAGATATGCGGGACCTTTGCGCTCGATGACAACAATTACCGAG CTCCAGTACAAGCCATAACATTTGGTCTTGTCAATCACCAGCCTCACATCTTCGCCGTTATACCCGCATTTAGTCCATGGATGCGCACACACGGTGCCATTGCCAATACTATCCACGTTGGACTCATACAAAACAACGACGAATCCGGTATTGGAGAAATTGATAGCACATTG GATGATCAATACCCTTCAACTAGGACACGTCCGCTCACTATGTATAGTGCTAATACTTTCCACTTCACCACTATGCAAGTAGCAATGTTGTTGCTTGTtacaatttcttcaacattGTATGGGAAATATTTGCTCAGCACGGAGTCCCACTTGCCTCCGCCACATCTACAGGTCGCCGCAGTGACTGAACATCCCACCAATTCCGCATCAGAAACTTCGGTGAATCCATCTTCCCAGCCCCTTTTCTTGGAGGGATCACCAACCTCTCCTGCGCATCCCTTCTATGCATTCACATTAACCGGGATGGTCACTGG GAAGGCAGCTTTAACACGTTTTCCTATGGCAACATTTCCTGAAATCATCGAGGAATTTTTATCTCGAGTCTTGCTACTCCCTCTTGATGCTAGCAGGGAGGAAGTCAATATTGCACTCGCCAACTGCCTTCATTATGAGCAGCAAATTCGTCGTTGGTTTGCTCAGCACAGGAATCACCCCATTCTTACCGAAGATCCCTATCTGGGCTTGATTAATATATTCCAGGTTCCCGACGCAGTTTTACGTTCCCGCCCTCGCTCAGACACAGAGAATATGCACATTTTGACTTTTCCAGACAATAGCTACGAAGAATTTCCAGGATCCCATCTCCTACCTCTTCAGTCTGGACTTGTCAGGCCCCGGGGTAACCGTGCCATTGTTCCTAGTATTGAGGCCTTTCTGAACAATTTTCATATCTTCTCTCATGGCGCTCTGTCAAGGCTCCCAAGCTGGGAAAatattgttgttgctggagGATCTGTGTTGGGTTGTCTATCACCTCCTGTTAATGCGTCTAGCTCAAACATGGAGCTCAACGACTTGTACCAGTCGCCTGCATACTGGGACTCCGATATTGACTTATTCATTTTTGGACTGTCTCACCAAGAG GCCCTTCAGAAGATGGAGAATATATACAATTCAATTCAAGAAACAATCCCTTTTCATACAATTTGCGTGCGCAGGGCAAATACCATTACAATCTATA CAACATGGCCTGTAAGGCCAATCCAAATTATAATGCGACTGTATATGTCACCGTCTGAGATTCTTGCTGGGTTTGACATCGACTGCTCATGTTGCTTGTTTGATG GTCAAAGTGTCTACGTAAATCCTCGGGCGCTTGCGGCGTTGATCTGTCAGTCAAACTTGATAGATATATCACGAAGATCACCTTCCTATGAAGTTCGCTTTGTGAAGTATTCTGAACGGGGATTTGAGGTCCACTATCCCGAATTAAATCGTCATAATATTGCTTACCAGAAA CTTTATGACATCGACTTACAGGAGTATCCACAAGGCCTTTCATTTCTGATTGTCGGCGAGATGGAGCACAAGCGTCCCCACTACTACAATAATCTTTCTCAGTGGAAGGGTCGAGTTCCAAAGGCAAGACGTCTGTATGCACCTGAGAACATCGGGACTGCAAATTTGAAGGAGCTTATATTCTCCAATAATTATGAGTATATTCGCATTCCCCATCGCCCAGGAGTAAATTCTAGAATAATTGAAAAATGGGTAAAGAGATTT GACGAGAGGGCAAATTCAAAGTATAACTTGGTAAACCTCAACCGAAACTTGCACAGGCATGCCGCTTTCGCTGGTACAATGGCAGAGTGTCTAGAAAATTTCTGCATG AATTGTCCTTCTCCTCAGAGcgctgaagaagaagctttAGTGACGGCTGAACCAATGTATATTCGGGGACCAGCCAG ATTCATTGAGTCGGACCCGGGCCGTCAGATGATTGGAAGTTTCAATCCAATCACCATTGATAATTGGACAGAAGGGGCCTATAGGAGTTAG
- a CDS encoding putative secreted protein (putative secreted protein ARB_06907), with translation MRTVILLAALGLSGTVCSSPLRVRDIPTPVDGETARQFLSELVVAVDSNDPPYSRSLFKTWDLISGNCDTRETVLIRDGTNVVTNKACASVSGNWVSPYDGVPTTLASDLDIDHLVPLKEAWLSGARDWTPAQREAFANDLVRPQLVAITDNLNDSKDVAHFLPPLASYVCTYVRAWVTVKHFYNLTMDTAEQAALTTQLANC, from the exons ATGCGTACCGTAATCCTTCTGGCTGCTCTGGGGCTCTCTGGAACTGTctgttcctctcctctccgtGTTCGTGACATTCCTACCCCAGTTGATGGAGAAACGGCAAGACAATTCTTATCAGAGC TCGTAGTTGCCGTCGACTCGAATGACCCACCGTATAGTCGCTCTCTATTCAAGACCTGGGATTTAA TCTCTGGAAACTGTGATACACGAGAGA CGGTTCTCATTCGAGACGGCACTAACGTGGTCACCAACAAGGCGTGTGCCTCGGTATCTGGAAATTGGGTATCCCCATATGATGGTGTTCCAACGACGCTTGCCAGCGATCTCGATATT GACCACCTTGTCCCACTGAAAGAG GCATGGCTCTCAGGAGCCCGAGATTGGACTCCCGCTCAGCGTGAGGCCTTTGCGAATGATCTCGTCCGTCCTCAACTTGTTGCTATAACTGATAA TTTGAATGATTCTAAAG ATGTCGCCCATTTTTTGCCTCCTCTTGCGAGTTATGTTTGCACATACGTTCGCGCATGGGTTACTGTCAAGCACTTTTATAACTTGACGATGGATACAGCTGAACAAGCTGCTTTGACGACACAGTTGGCTAATTGCTAA
- a CDS encoding N-acetylglucosaminyl-phosphatidylinositol biosynthetic protein gpi1, producing MPPSSTTTATTPKSPESVSVSIFWPRGTYRGHGVCYGWLKPAVCVAGVLDERGDLDITTLDSQKALSDALSHSPLWKAVQSSCEGNPIPLGLCEFSGVSTIPTSLKLWMLPPNIPDAENRTLSFSFVLYRPHAPESLRFYVMSRPDVSRSPSSIIYGMDDPYRKLSKYDFTRSKPRHIDEALNDTVLNQMNASSLVQKALEHPNISPKLLPTTASFLLALASYLASLSNLSLWLSNVAANVTNLPLFPIPTYGRLGDRSKYLLLKDISATVQQFDVRVEQMVFFLTQIATLQRQNTKDIANYSDRYTNFFNTAWLIMNDMTIGFAFGAFLSENNIYLAERANALVQDLLFELPQTALFWLDAWPAGLKLNTQLSHFYVTTLIGLMFVLITAIIPPLAPSLFTTLGFLSSIGGFTLLLSLISDLLSLFLTVHLRVGYELARVVYWAAGVKLGGGLLWGVFRGKRRNVLRNRTDTWSYDIDQLLFGTILFTLLAFLFPTALVYYVLFAALRLATLLFQACIETLLAFMHHFPLFALMLRVKDPWRLSGGVYFNLHVPNGPSGVECAYLSLENQPIPLSAIFFQYVELWKRLAKHYNPLRLLFQVLTGQHLASIPRYSIRYAPEAADTVPLSKQKTE from the exons ATGCCACCATCGTCAacgacgacggcgacgaCCCCCAAGTCTCCTGAGTCTGTctctgtttctattttctGGCCGAGAGGAACTTATAGAGGACATGGGGTGTGTTACGGGTGGTTAAAGCCTGCGGTGTGTGTCGCGGGTGTTCTTGAT GAACGAGGAGACCTCGATATCACTACTTTAGATTCCCAAAAGGCACTCTCTGACGCGCTTTCTCACTCGCCGTTATGGAAAGCTGTACAGTCCTCCTGCGAAGGCAACCCAATTCCTCTGGGCCTATGCGAGTTTTCTGGAGTTTCGACAATTCCAACATCTCTCAAACTATGGATGCTTCCTCCGAACATTCCTGACGCAGAAAATAGGACACTTTCGTTTTCCTTTGTGCTATATCGCCCCCATGCACCCGAGTCACTCAGGTTCTACGTGATGAGTCGCCCAGACGTATCCAGATCTCCATCGTCTATCATTTATGGTATGGATGATCCATATCGGAAGTTGTCAAAATACGATTTTACGCGTTCGAAACCTCGACATATTGATGAAGCATTAAATGATACCGTTCTGAACCAG ATGAACGCATCCTCGTTAGTCCAGAAAGCGCTCGAACATCCTAATATATCTCCGAAACTACTTCCAACGACTGCATCGTTCTTGCTCGCCCTTGCATCGTATCTTGCATCACTCTCTAATCTTTCTCTTTGGCTTTCCAACGTTGCTGCCAATGTGACCAACCTTCCTCTATTTCCCATCCCAACATACGGCAGACTCGGAGACCGCTCAAAATATTTACTATTAAAAGATATATCGGCAACAG TGCAGCAATTCGATGTCCGAGTTGAACAAATGGTCTTTTTTCTGACACAAATAGCAACACTACAACGACAAAACACCAAAGATATTGCAAACTACTCCGACAGATATACCAA CTTTTTTAATACTGCATGGCTCATAATGAACGACATGACTATTGGCTTCGCTTTTGGGGCCTTCCTGTCGGAAAACAATATATATCTCGCGGAAAGGGCAAATGCTCTGGTACAG GATCTTCTTTTTGAACTGCCCCAGACTGCTCTGTTCTGGCTCGACGCATGGCCAGCTGGTCTCAAACTTAACACCCAGCTTAGCCATTTTTATGTAACCACGCTTATTGGA CTAATGTTTGTTTTAATAACAGCTATTATTCCCCCTCTCGCACCATCTTTATTCACAACTCTTGGATTTCTGTCGTCTATTGGAGGATTTACGCTGCTCTTATCCTTAATTTCTGATCTACTTTCCCTCTTTCTCACCGTCCATCTTCGAGTAGGGTATGAGCTGGCCAGAGTGGTCTATTGGGCTGCCGGTGTCAAACTAGGTGGAGGTCTGCTCTGGGGAGTATTTCGAG GCAAAAGACGAAATGTCTTACGCAACCGTACCGATACTTGGTCTTACGATATCGATCAGCTCCTTTTCGGCACAATTCTCTTTACCCTTCTTGCGTTCCTCTTCCCCACCGCACTCGTATACTATGTTCTTTTTGCGGCC CTCCGATTGGCCACATTGCTGTTTCAAGCGTGTATTGAGACGCTGCTCGCATTCATGCATCACTTCCCACTCTTTGCGCTTATGCTGAGGGTCAAAGATCCGTGGAGACTTTCTG GTGGGGTCTATTTCAATCTGCACGTTCCTAATGGACCCAGTGGCGTAGAATGTGCTTATCTATCGTTAGAG AACCAACCAATCCCTCTTTCCGCCATATTTTTCCAATACG TCGAGCTTTGGAAACGCCTGGCAAAGCACTACAACCCTTTGCGATTGCTCTTTCAAGTGCTGACGGGGCAGCATCTTGCATCAATACCCCGATATTCGATACGCTACGCGCCTGAGGCTGCAGACACTGTACCCTTAAGCAAACAGAAAACCGAATAA
- a CDS encoding GTP-binding protein Rho1: MESSGPPRRPDAKRKLVVVGDGGCGKTCLLIVYAENRFPEAYIPTVFENYVTLVQHDHRLIEVALWDTAGQEEYDRLRPLSYPESDVILIVFSVDFPTSLANVLDKWYPEVSHFCPTTPMLLIGTKTDLRTDDTTLRMLSAQGQVPVTAEQGMAVAKDIGAMYKECSAKTGRGVKEVFDAALRESLKGRWGRTIKQRKCMIM, encoded by the exons ATGGAATCATCAGGACCCCCAAGGCGCCCAGATGCGAAGAGAAAGCTGGTGGTTGTCGGAGATG GTGGATGCGGAAAGACATGTTTGCTCATCGTATACGCTGAGAACCGATTTCCAGAG GCATACATTCCAACAGTATTCGAAAACTATGTTACGCTCGTACAACACGATCACCGCCTCATCGAGGTCGCCCTATGGGACACGGCTGGCCAGGAGGAATATGACAGGCTCCGTCCACTTAGCTACCCGGAAAGCGAcgtcatcctcatcgtctttTCCGTAGACTTCCCTACTAGCCTCGCAAACGTGCTCGATAAG TGGTACCCCGAAGTATCGCACTTTTGCCCAACAACACCGATGCTGCTCATCGGAACAAAGACAGATCTGCGCACCGACGATACGACGCTACGAATGCTTTCTGCACAGGGGCAGGTACCTGTGACAGCGGAGCAAGGCATGGCGGTCGCAAAGGACATTGGCGCGATGTATAAGGAGTGCAGTGCGAAGACCGGACGTGGCGTCAAGGAGGTATTCGACGCAGCCCTCCGCGAGAGCTTGAAAGGCCGCTGGGGCCGTACTATCAAACAAAGGAAGTGTATGATAATGTGA
- a CDS encoding Alpha-aminoadipic semialdehyde synthase, mitochondrial, with protein MLSELPVEMVSVEELPGLIVRARSSEVDLRKIYVVHAKPEDYLFTLEGGKYERERYYRSPASYKSVFFERVAPYLTLLLNGAGWAPGFPRLMETKQLAVALNTAQYIGGARAMCVGDISCDVNGGLEFLPRATTVSEPCVDVGVDVGGGFGAGVGAGAGGNGGMGGGTGTTKAKVRMMAVDILPATIPLDASVHFSQALLGAGRLRELVAFHAGVKGDVPGVLRGAVVAEGGRLGERHRWLGAGVDRAWEGIARERRGVGGEGKEVAVKVEKGQRKETRVLKKKRMLILGSGMVAAPAVDIVAQNPEIDLVVAGDSAIELERLVGPHQHVAYRIINAADRRTYAKLVADADVVISLLPVNFHVPIAEACLDGNTHLVTASYMSDEMAKLHERASSKGLLFLTETGLDPGIDHISATSLLDNFKRQQKHILSFTSFCGGIPMPEEARRVPLGYKFSWRPQGVLSAALNGAVYLLAGKVHNIPGSRLLSNYWPDIPITPSFKLEGLPNRDSLAYRKHYRLNTPDVGGGLRTCLRGTLRHPGFSSLMSSFAALGLLENTSRISISSWRELVPESLNIVRERRGRDISLASLLSYGSASSGYKPGKGKKGGAGEGEGEGAEEGEGAEEPVVDPERVDELRDALEWLGLVEPGVGGACYVLLVFRLCLPSPSLSKLISIFIPGPATSSGNGNPTGELSLSAAAMPPVPKGTLTPLDMFAFLLAAKLRYEKGERDMVVLAHEVVVRAGGAGAGAGAGAGAGAGAANTNTSNLGDSGTETQQLQQQQQQQQQQPLEIHTSTLVHHAVHDWHIGAPGLRPASAMARTVGLPVALAGMMVLGVGGFGGGGGLGGGGGGGAKPLYTSYNGVLRPTYKGIYAPLLERLRGVGIEMEEKVRVVPVEGGSGSGSGSGSGSRSGSEEIVFYGGGKRKGKGKGGAVGIGLVRGSVEAALCGLNPSSSSSGSSAGLSPAQKAMRNAEKVVREAMRGGWRGGEGGAEGEVEGGVGVGVGRGGGRGGGGGRGDEGWDFEGERVWRGL; from the exons ATGCTTTCCGAGCTGCCTGTGGAGATGGTGAGTGTGGAGGAGCTGCCTGGGTTGATTGTGCGTGCGC GCTCGTCGGAGGTGGATCTGAGAAAGATTTATGTTGTCCATGCGAAACCGGAGGATTATCTGTTTACGCTTGAGGGAGGCAAGTATGAGAGGGAGAGGTATTATAGGTCGCCTGCGTCGTATAAATCTGTGTTTTTTGAACGG GTCGCACCCTATTTAACGCTACTCCTGAACGGCGCCGGCTGGGCACCGGGCTTCCCACGGCTAATGGAAACGAAGCAGCTTGCGGTGGCGCTGAACACGGCGCAGTATATTGGTGGAGCGAGGGCGATGTGTGTGGGTGATATTAGCTGTGATGTGAATGGGGGGCTTGAGTTTTTGCCGAGGGCGACGACGGTTTCGGAGCCTTGTGTGGATGTTGGGGTGGATGTTGGTGGGGGGTTCGGTGCGGgggtgggtgcgggtgcgggagGAAATGGGGGGATGGGTGGGGGTACGGGAACGACAAAGGCAAAAGTACGAATGATGGCAGTGGACATTCTCCCAGCTACCATCCCGCTCGACGCGTCGGTGCACTTCTCGCAGGCGTTACTGGGCGCTGGGAGGCTGCGCGAGCTCGTAGCGTTCCATGCGGGTGTGAAAGGGGATGTGCCGGGGGTGTTGAGGGGTGCTGTTGTGGCGGAGGGAGGGAGGTTGGGGGAGAGGCATAGGTGGTTGGGTGCGGGAGTTGATCGGGCGTGGGAGGGGATTGcgagggagaggaggggggTTGGtggggaggggaaggaggTGGCGGTGAAGGTGGAGAAGGGGCAGAGGAAGGAGACGAgggtgttgaagaagaagaggatgttgaTTCTTGGTAGTGGCATGGTTGCTGCCCCCGCTGTCGACATTGTCGCGCAGAATCCAGAGATTGATTTGGTCGTTG CGGGAGACTCGGCGATTGAATTGGAGAGGCTTGTGGGACCGCATCAGCATGTTGCGTATCGGATTATCAACGCGGCGGATAGGAGGACGTATGCGAAGCTCGTTGCGGATGCCGATGTCGTCATTAG CCTGCTCCCCGTCAACTTCCACGTGCCGATTGCAGAGGCGTGTTTGGATGGTAATACCCATTTGGTCACCGCGTCGTATATGTCGGATGAGATGGCAAAGTTGCATGAGCG CGCCTCCTCCAAAGGCCTCCTCTTCCTAACCGAAACAGGCCTCGACCCAGGCATCGACCACATCTCTGCAACATCCCTCCTCGACAACTTCAAACGCCAGCAAAAGCACATTCTTTCCTTCACGTCCTTTTGCGGGGGGATTCCGATGCCGGAGGAGGCGCGGAGGGTGCCGTTGGGGTATAAGTTTAGTTGGAGGCCGCAGGGTGTGTTGAGTGCTGCTTTGAATGGGGCGGTGTATTTGCTTGCGGGGAAG GTCCACAATATCCCGGGCTCCCGCCTCTTATCAAACTACTGGCCAGACATCCCCATCACGCCCTCCTTTAAGCTTGAAGGATTGCCCAATAGAGATAGTCTAGCGTATCGCAAGCATTATAGGCTTAATACGCCGGATGTGGGGGGTGGGTTGAGGACTTGTCTTAGGGGGACTTTGAG ACATCCGGGATTTTCGTCGTTGATGTCGTCGTTTGCCGCTCTGGGCCTGCTCGAGAATACATCGCGCATCTCAATCTCATCATGGCGCGAGCTCGTACCCGAATCTTTGAACATTGTGCGCgagaggagggggagggataTTTCGCTTgcttctttgctttcttaTGGTTCTGCGTCGTCCGGTTATAAACcgggcaagggcaagaaaggaggagcaggagagggagaaggagagggagcagaggagggagagggagcaGAGGAGCCGGTTGTGGATCCGGAGAGGGTGGATGAGTTGAGAGATGCGTTGGAGTGGTTGGGGCTTGTTGAGCCTGGGGTTGGCGGTGCGTGCTACGTCCTTCTTGTCTTTCGTCTTTGTcttccttcaccttcactTTCAAAACTCATCTCTATCTTCATCCCAGGCCCAGCAACTTCATCCGGAAATGGTAATCCAACCGGGGAACTAAGCCTAAGCGCAGCAGCAATGCCCCCCGTACCGAAAGGAACCCTCACGCCACTTGACATGTTCGCTTTCCTGTTGGCGGCCAAGTTGAGGTATGAGAAGGGGGAAAGGGATATGGTTGTGCTGGCGCATGAGGTTGTTGTGCGGGCtgggggtgcgggtgcgggtgcgggtgcgggtgcgggtgcgggtgcgggtgcggcgAATACGAATACGAGCAACTTGGGTGATAGCGGAACCGAAACTCAACaactccaacaacaacaacaacaacaacaacaacaaccactAGAAATACACACGTCGACACTCGTCCACCACGCCGTGCATGATTGGCATATCGGCGCTCCAGGGTTGAGGCCTGCGAGTGCGATGGCAAGGACGGTGGGGTTGCCTGTGGCGCTGGCGGGGATGATGGTtttgggtgttggtggttTCGGAGGGGGAGGTGGTTTAGGGGGAggcggagggggaggggCGAAACCACTATACACGTCCTACAACGGTGTACTTAGACCGACGTATAAGGGGATCTACGCACCGCTTTTGGAGAGGTTGAGGGGTGTGGGGAtcgagatggaggagaaggtgCGGGTTGTACCGGTTGAGGgtgggtctgggtctgggtctgggtctgggtctgggtctcGGTCTGGGTCGGAGGAGATCGTTTTTTATGGTGGTGGGaagaggaaagggaaagggaaaggcgggGCAGTTGGGATAGGGCTCGTCAGAGGGAGCGTCGAAGCTGCGCTTTGCGGGCTcaacccctcctcctccagctcgGGTTCGAGCGCGGGATTGAGCCCGGCGCAGAAAGCGATGAGGAATGCGGAGAAGGTGGTGAGGGAGGCGATGAGGGGGGGGTGGAGGGGGGGTGAGGGGGGTGCTGAGGGGGAAGTTGAGggtggggttggggttggggttgggagggggggagggagggggggagggggagggaggggggatGAAGGGTGGGATTTTGAGGGGGAGAGGGTTTGGAGGGGGTTGTAG